A section of the Streptomyces sp. Je 1-369 genome encodes:
- a CDS encoding glycosyltransferase family 2 protein, translating into MTATRGNPRLSIGLPVYNGEEYLAESLDALLGQTYEDFELVISDNASADGTQDICRKYAAQDPRIRYIRLTRNIGAAPNHNYVFTECRGELFKWASHDDLYARDLLRRCVEALDERPHVVLAHADQAVIDGEGNVKVPYEYTLATDSPRAPERFRSMLFEPGGDDFYGVMRADVLRRVKPHDSYHHADRTFVAEIGLHGPFHQVPELLYFRRDHPTRAERANPSKRSRCVNLDPRRAGPLHPTPRLLAEYVAGFVSAIRRAPLSAADRRACYGHLAAWMTSRARPGAGERVEDRTPVDPAESDVSVDALVAGREGRRA; encoded by the coding sequence ATGACTGCAACTCGGGGCAACCCCCGGCTGAGCATCGGCCTGCCCGTCTACAACGGCGAGGAGTACCTCGCCGAGTCCCTCGACGCCCTGCTCGGCCAGACCTACGAGGACTTCGAGCTGGTCATCTCCGACAACGCGTCGGCCGACGGGACGCAGGACATCTGCCGCAAGTACGCCGCGCAGGATCCCCGCATCCGCTACATCCGCCTCACCCGCAACATCGGCGCCGCACCGAACCACAACTACGTGTTCACCGAGTGCCGCGGTGAACTCTTCAAGTGGGCCTCGCACGACGACCTGTACGCCAGGGACCTGCTGCGACGCTGCGTGGAGGCCCTCGACGAGCGGCCGCACGTCGTCCTCGCCCACGCCGACCAGGCCGTCATCGACGGCGAAGGCAACGTCAAGGTCCCCTACGAGTACACGCTCGCCACCGACTCGCCGCGCGCACCCGAGCGGTTCCGCAGCATGCTGTTCGAGCCCGGCGGCGACGACTTCTACGGCGTCATGCGCGCCGACGTCCTGCGCCGCGTGAAGCCGCACGACAGCTACCACCACGCGGACCGCACCTTCGTCGCCGAGATCGGCCTGCACGGCCCCTTCCACCAGGTCCCCGAACTCCTCTACTTCCGCCGCGACCACCCCACCCGCGCCGAACGCGCCAACCCCTCCAAGCGTTCCCGCTGCGTCAACCTGGACCCGCGCCGCGCGGGACCGCTGCACCCCACGCCCCGGCTGCTCGCCGAGTACGTCGCCGGTTTCGTCTCGGCGATCCGCCGGGCCCCGCTCTCCGCGGCCGACCGGCGCGCCTGCTACGGCCACCTGGCCGCCTGGATGACCAGCCGGGCCCGCCCCGGCGCGGGCGAGCGGGTCGAGGACCGGACCCCGGTCGACCCGGCCGAGTCCGACGTCTCCGTCGACGCCCTCGTGGCCGGACGCGAGGGGCGCCGGGCATGA
- a CDS encoding phosphatase PAP2 family protein: MDRLATEGPVTGRPTTSTSLPAVLRAWLGLIAALAAAAVVVVGVQYAGHSEAGRVDRWFIDPTADSVGGPWRSVALATDFWGEPVGAALLVVAAVAGCLLLRHRRGAVLVVVGAALAVVATTLVKSVVGRTIHGDDNLSYPSGHTAFATALAVAVALVATGRLGLGRTAGLSLVLGAALVAGATMGWAQVALSAHYPTDVLGGWCTALAVVPVTAWLVDRVADPRPSTHI, translated from the coding sequence GTGGACCGCCTTGCCACGGAAGGGCCTGTGACCGGCCGCCCGACGACTTCCACGTCCCTGCCCGCCGTGCTGCGCGCGTGGCTCGGGCTGATCGCGGCCCTCGCCGCGGCGGCGGTCGTCGTCGTCGGAGTCCAGTACGCGGGACACAGCGAGGCCGGACGCGTCGACAGGTGGTTCATCGACCCGACGGCGGACAGTGTGGGCGGGCCGTGGCGGAGCGTCGCCCTGGCCACGGACTTCTGGGGTGAGCCCGTCGGGGCGGCGCTGCTGGTCGTGGCGGCGGTGGCGGGCTGTCTGCTGCTGCGGCACCGGCGCGGGGCGGTGCTCGTGGTCGTCGGAGCCGCGCTGGCCGTGGTGGCGACGACGCTCGTCAAGTCCGTGGTGGGACGCACCATTCACGGCGACGACAACCTGTCCTACCCGAGCGGGCACACCGCGTTCGCCACGGCACTCGCGGTCGCGGTGGCACTCGTCGCGACCGGCCGCCTGGGCCTCGGCAGGACGGCCGGTCTGTCACTCGTGCTCGGGGCGGCGCTGGTGGCGGGCGCCACCATGGGCTGGGCGCAGGTGGCGCTGAGCGCGCACTACCCGACCGACGTCCTCGGCGGCTGGTGCACCGCCCTGGCGGTGGTCCCGGTGACGGCGTGGCTGGTCGACCGGGTCGCGGACCCCCGGCCGTCCACGCACATCTGA
- a CDS encoding glutamate-1-semialdehyde 2,1-aminomutase, giving the protein MDNEEFSLPRSRAANERLHAMIPGGAHTYAKGDDQYPENLAPVISHGRGAHVWDVDGNRYIEYGSGLRSVSLGHAHPRVTEAVRKEIDRGSNFVRPSIVEADAAERFLATVPTAEMVKFAKNGSDATTAAVRLARAVTGRQRVAICGDHPFFSVDDWFIGTTPMSAGIPESTNALTVAFPYGDLAATDDLLTRYRDEVACLILEPAAHAEPPPGYLAGLRELAHRHGCVLVFDEMITGFRWSEAGAQGLYGVTPDLSTFGKALGNGFAVSALAGRREVMERGGLRHAEERVFLLSTTHGAETHSLAAAMAVQTVYVEEGITARLHALGEQLAAGVRDAAASMGVGDHVVVRGRASNLVFATLDGNGQPSQEYRTLFLRRLLAGGVLAPSFVVSSALDDADIERTVDVVAQACAVYRKALDAGDPTPWLAGRPVKPVFRPLA; this is encoded by the coding sequence ATGGACAACGAAGAGTTCTCGCTGCCCCGGTCGCGGGCGGCGAACGAACGGCTGCACGCCATGATCCCCGGCGGCGCGCACACGTACGCCAAGGGCGACGACCAGTACCCCGAGAACCTGGCCCCGGTCATCAGCCACGGCCGGGGCGCCCACGTGTGGGACGTCGACGGCAACCGCTACATCGAGTACGGCTCCGGCCTGCGCTCGGTCAGCCTCGGCCACGCCCACCCCCGCGTCACCGAAGCCGTGCGGAAGGAGATCGACCGCGGCAGCAACTTCGTGCGGCCCTCCATCGTCGAGGCCGACGCCGCCGAACGCTTCCTCGCGACCGTGCCGACCGCCGAGATGGTGAAGTTCGCGAAGAACGGCTCCGACGCGACCACCGCCGCCGTGCGCCTCGCCCGCGCCGTCACCGGACGGCAGCGGGTGGCGATCTGCGGCGACCACCCGTTCTTCTCCGTCGACGACTGGTTCATCGGCACCACACCGATGTCCGCCGGCATCCCGGAGTCGACCAACGCGCTCACGGTGGCGTTCCCGTACGGGGATCTGGCCGCCACCGACGACCTGCTCACCCGGTACCGGGACGAGGTCGCCTGTCTGATCCTGGAGCCCGCCGCCCATGCCGAGCCCCCGCCCGGCTACCTCGCGGGCCTGCGCGAACTGGCCCACCGGCACGGCTGCGTCCTGGTATTCGACGAGATGATCACCGGCTTCCGCTGGTCCGAGGCGGGCGCCCAGGGCCTGTACGGCGTCACCCCCGACCTCTCCACGTTCGGCAAGGCGCTGGGCAACGGGTTCGCCGTCTCCGCGCTGGCCGGGCGCCGCGAGGTGATGGAGCGGGGCGGCCTGCGGCACGCCGAGGAGCGGGTGTTCCTGCTCTCCACCACGCACGGCGCGGAGACGCACTCCCTCGCGGCCGCCATGGCGGTGCAGACCGTGTACGTGGAGGAGGGCATCACGGCCCGGCTGCACGCCCTCGGCGAGCAGCTGGCCGCCGGGGTGCGGGACGCCGCGGCGAGCATGGGCGTCGGTGACCACGTCGTCGTCCGGGGCCGGGCCAGCAACCTGGTCTTCGCCACGCTCGACGGGAACGGGCAGCCGTCGCAGGAGTACCGCACCCTGTTCCTGCGCCGCCTCCTCGCGGGCGGCGTGCTCGCCCCGTCGTTCGTGGTGAGCAGCGCGCTCGACGACGCGGACATCGAACGCACCGTCGACGTGGTGGCCCAGGCCTGCGCGGTCTACCGGAAGGCGCTGGACGCGGGCGACCCCACGCCGTGGCTGGCCGGACGCCCGGTGAAGCCGGTCTTCCGCCCCCTGGCCTGA
- the rfbC gene encoding dTDP-4-dehydrorhamnose 3,5-epimerase, producing MKATRVPEIDGAFLFEPTPYADERGFFCRTFDADVVRSVGLDPNAFVQDSLSRSARGVLRGMHLRSGAGEAKLVRCSYGKIFDVVVDLRKGSPTYRNRAFFELSDESQLTLYIPAGCAHGFQALTKTADTSYRIDRPHDPAEDVTIAFDDPDLAIPWPLPPAKVSHRDREAPSLAEVLKQKES from the coding sequence GTGAAAGCCACCCGAGTCCCGGAGATCGACGGCGCGTTCCTCTTCGAGCCGACGCCCTACGCCGACGAGCGCGGCTTCTTCTGCCGCACCTTCGACGCCGACGTGGTCCGCTCCGTGGGCCTCGACCCGAACGCCTTCGTCCAGGACAGCCTGTCCCGCTCGGCCCGCGGTGTGCTGCGCGGCATGCACCTGCGCTCCGGCGCCGGTGAGGCCAAGCTCGTGCGGTGCTCGTACGGGAAGATCTTCGACGTCGTCGTGGACCTGCGGAAGGGTTCCCCGACGTACCGCAACCGGGCCTTCTTCGAGCTGTCCGACGAGTCGCAGCTGACCCTGTACATCCCCGCGGGGTGCGCGCACGGCTTCCAGGCGCTCACCAAGACCGCCGACACCTCGTACCGGATCGACCGCCCGCACGACCCGGCCGAGGACGTCACGATCGCCTTCGACGACCCCGACCTCGCCATTCCGTGGCCGCTGCCGCCCGCGAAGGTGTCCCACCGGGACCGCGAGGCGCCGAGCCTCGCCGAGGTCCTGAAGCAGAAAGAGAGCTGA
- a CDS encoding SpoIIE family protein phosphatase, whose protein sequence is MTAGNREQADFRGPLDVTRAATVVIDAQDTVIGWSPAAQRLLGYAPHDIVGRPVATFLAPGGTSSGPPLQFQGNEIRAARHRDGHELVVATGVCTLPGEGPAVRVLVAAELKALRQWEARLALLHGLATQSPVGLGIYDTDLRLTWCNTAYEREIGRPFAEFRGLRADELYSEGKFVTRGHPPTLDAVMRHVLDTGEPFLDLHFQGRPPSDPDTEHLWSCAYYRLQDADGHVLGVCEDAFDISDRYKAQRRLALLVEAGRGVGGALDVKVTAEKITEVAVPEFAAEVTVDLAQAVLDGEVPATSGAAAASLVRVARCCPDGQSVRADGPGGPSPVRYPAGSPQDRSLSSGGLVLDESELVVPLRAGNSVLGVVTFLRGTGAAAFDGGEVALADELVARAAVSIENARRFTRERTASLALQRQLLPQQLPEQSAVDLAHRYLPTDDVTGVGGDWFDVIPLSGTRVGLVVGDVVGHGLQAAATMGRLRTTVRAFAQLDMDPVEVLARLDDLVAQSAEEQWGVAGAAGGDYADVTTGATCLYAVYDPVSRRCVMARAGHLPPAVVDPEGRVTFPELPAGPPLGLGGLPFESMEIELPVGSLLALFTDGLVEARDRDIDHGLDTLGRVLGDRAASLEELCDRAVAELLPSGSTADDTALLLVRTRELDASQVNEWELPAEPVAPGRARELATRQLHAWGLEELSFATELVVSELVTNAVRYGGGPIQVRLIRDRTLLCEVADTGHTSPHLRHSTEEDEGGRGLFIVAQLVQRWGTRYTRSGKTIWTEQAFPASN, encoded by the coding sequence ATGACGGCAGGCAACCGTGAGCAGGCCGACTTCCGTGGTCCCCTCGACGTCACCAGGGCCGCCACGGTGGTCATCGACGCCCAGGACACGGTCATCGGGTGGAGCCCGGCCGCTCAGCGCCTCCTCGGTTACGCGCCGCACGACATCGTGGGGCGGCCGGTGGCCACGTTTCTGGCGCCGGGCGGGACGTCCTCCGGCCCGCCGCTCCAGTTCCAGGGGAACGAGATCCGCGCCGCCCGCCACCGTGACGGGCACGAGCTGGTCGTCGCCACCGGGGTGTGCACCCTGCCGGGCGAAGGACCGGCCGTGCGCGTCCTCGTCGCGGCGGAACTCAAGGCGCTCCGGCAGTGGGAAGCCCGTCTCGCCCTGCTGCACGGGCTGGCCACCCAGTCCCCCGTCGGCCTCGGCATCTACGACACCGATCTGCGGCTGACCTGGTGCAACACGGCGTACGAACGGGAGATAGGCCGCCCGTTCGCCGAGTTCCGCGGGCTGCGCGCCGACGAGCTGTACTCCGAAGGGAAGTTCGTGACCCGAGGGCATCCGCCCACGCTCGACGCGGTCATGCGGCACGTCCTCGACACCGGCGAACCCTTCCTCGACCTGCACTTCCAGGGCCGCCCGCCCAGCGACCCGGACACGGAACACCTGTGGTCCTGCGCCTACTACCGGCTCCAGGACGCCGACGGACACGTGCTCGGCGTGTGCGAGGACGCCTTCGACATCTCCGACCGCTACAAGGCCCAGCGGCGTCTCGCCCTGCTCGTCGAGGCGGGCCGCGGAGTCGGGGGCGCCCTCGACGTGAAGGTCACCGCCGAGAAGATCACCGAGGTGGCGGTGCCGGAGTTCGCCGCCGAGGTCACCGTCGACCTGGCGCAGGCGGTGCTCGATGGCGAGGTGCCGGCCACCAGCGGCGCGGCTGCGGCGTCGCTGGTGCGGGTCGCCCGCTGCTGCCCGGACGGACAGTCCGTCAGGGCCGACGGTCCCGGTGGCCCCTCCCCCGTGCGGTATCCGGCCGGTTCTCCGCAGGACCGCAGCCTGTCCTCCGGCGGGCTCGTGCTCGACGAGTCCGAGCTCGTCGTACCGCTGCGGGCCGGGAACAGCGTGCTCGGCGTCGTCACGTTCCTGCGCGGCACGGGTGCGGCCGCCTTCGACGGCGGCGAGGTGGCGCTGGCCGACGAACTCGTCGCCCGCGCGGCCGTGTCCATCGAGAACGCCCGCCGCTTCACCCGGGAGCGCACCGCCTCCCTCGCCCTCCAGCGGCAGTTGCTCCCCCAGCAGCTGCCCGAACAGTCCGCGGTCGACCTCGCCCACCGCTACCTGCCCACGGACGACGTGACGGGGGTCGGCGGCGACTGGTTCGACGTCATCCCGCTGTCCGGGACCCGGGTCGGGCTCGTGGTCGGGGACGTCGTCGGCCACGGGTTGCAGGCGGCGGCCACCATGGGGCGGCTGCGGACGACCGTACGGGCGTTCGCCCAGCTGGACATGGACCCCGTGGAGGTGCTCGCGCGGCTCGACGACCTGGTGGCGCAGTCGGCGGAGGAGCAGTGGGGCGTGGCGGGGGCGGCCGGCGGGGACTACGCCGACGTGACGACCGGGGCGACCTGTCTCTACGCGGTCTACGATCCGGTCTCGCGGCGCTGCGTCATGGCCAGGGCCGGGCATCTGCCGCCCGCGGTCGTCGACCCGGAGGGCCGGGTCACCTTCCCGGAGCTGCCGGCCGGGCCGCCCCTGGGCCTCGGCGGCCTGCCGTTCGAGTCCATGGAGATCGAGCTCCCCGTGGGCAGCCTGCTCGCCCTCTTCACCGACGGTCTGGTCGAGGCCCGTGACCGCGACATCGACCACGGGCTCGACACCCTGGGACGGGTTCTCGGCGACCGTGCCGCGTCGCTCGAAGAGCTCTGCGACCGGGCCGTGGCGGAGCTCCTGCCGAGCGGTTCGACGGCCGACGACACCGCGCTGCTGCTCGTCCGCACCCGCGAGCTCGACGCCTCACAGGTCAACGAGTGGGAGCTGCCCGCCGAGCCGGTGGCGCCGGGGCGGGCGCGTGAGCTCGCCACCCGGCAGCTGCACGCGTGGGGTCTGGAGGAGCTGTCGTTCGCCACCGAACTCGTCGTCAGCGAGCTGGTGACCAACGCGGTCCGCTACGGCGGAGGTCCCATCCAGGTACGCCTCATCCGTGATCGCACCCTCCTGTGCGAGGTCGCCGACACCGGCCACACCTCACCGCACCTGCGCCACAGCACCGAGGAGGACGAGGGCGGGCGCGGCCTGTTCATCGTCGCGCAGCTCGTCCAGCGGTGGGGCACGCGGTACACCCGCTCCGGCAAGACCATCTGGACCGAACAGGCCTTTCCCGCATCGAACTGA
- a CDS encoding polysaccharide pyruvyl transferase family protein, with translation MRTASRVGVFGLLGSGNLGNDGSLEAVLGYLRAEHPDAAVDALCGGPATVTARYGIPATRLHWNRGEYRTASRVGAIAAKGVGKLVDIARTAAWVRRHDVVIVPGMGVLEATLPLRPWGFPYSLFLLCASGRIFRTRVALVGVGAAPIRDRPTRALVRLSARLAAYRSYRDDLSRDAMRAMGVDTAHDKVYPDLAFALPTPPAGTPKGTVCVGVMDFHGGNDDRARAEEIHGRYLEGTTRFVRALVEEGRPVRLLTGDACDASVVEAIIDAVDSPLVTAAETATLTDLMREMAAADSVVATRYHNLVCALKAGTPTLALSYAAKSDALMARMGLGTYCHPAREVDAERLLEHFGELEKQSAELRRTLAERNRLAARQLQDQFDALTTALFDRARTERTYTDDAHALRETP, from the coding sequence ATGAGGACCGCTTCACGGGTGGGCGTGTTCGGCCTGCTCGGCTCCGGCAACCTCGGCAACGACGGATCGCTCGAAGCCGTGCTCGGGTACCTGCGCGCCGAGCACCCCGACGCGGCCGTGGACGCGCTGTGCGGCGGCCCCGCGACCGTCACGGCCCGGTACGGGATTCCCGCCACGCGGCTGCACTGGAACCGCGGGGAGTACCGGACCGCGTCACGCGTGGGCGCGATCGCCGCGAAGGGCGTCGGCAAGCTCGTCGACATTGCCCGCACCGCCGCCTGGGTGCGCAGGCACGACGTGGTGATCGTGCCGGGCATGGGCGTCCTGGAGGCCACCCTGCCGCTGCGGCCGTGGGGTTTCCCGTACTCGCTGTTCCTGCTCTGCGCGAGCGGCCGGATCTTCCGCACCCGCGTCGCACTGGTCGGCGTCGGCGCCGCCCCGATCCGCGACCGGCCGACGCGGGCCCTGGTGCGCCTGTCCGCGCGGCTCGCCGCCTACCGCTCGTACCGCGACGACCTGTCCCGCGACGCGATGCGGGCGATGGGCGTGGACACGGCACACGACAAGGTCTATCCGGACCTCGCCTTCGCCCTGCCGACACCGCCGGCCGGTACTCCCAAGGGCACGGTCTGCGTCGGCGTCATGGACTTCCACGGCGGCAACGACGACCGCGCACGGGCCGAGGAGATCCACGGGCGCTACCTCGAAGGGACGACCCGGTTCGTCCGCGCGCTCGTCGAGGAGGGCAGGCCGGTCCGGCTCCTCACCGGCGACGCCTGCGACGCGTCGGTGGTCGAGGCGATCATCGACGCGGTGGACTCGCCGCTGGTCACCGCCGCCGAGACGGCAACGCTCACCGACCTCATGCGGGAGATGGCCGCCGCCGACTCCGTGGTGGCGACCAGGTACCACAACCTGGTCTGCGCGCTGAAGGCCGGAACACCGACGCTCGCCCTCAGCTACGCCGCCAAGAGCGACGCGCTCATGGCACGGATGGGCCTCGGCACGTACTGCCACCCGGCCCGCGAGGTCGACGCCGAGCGGCTCCTGGAACACTTCGGGGAACTGGAGAAACAGTCGGCGGAACTGCGCCGGACCCTCGCCGAACGGAACCGGCTCGCCGCACGGCAACTCCAGGACCAGTTCGACGCGTTGACCACCGCCCTGTTCGACAGGGCCCGCACCGAACGCACCTACACCGACGACGCCCACGCCCTGCGGGAGACACCGTGA